In the genome of Nitrospira japonica, one region contains:
- the modA gene encoding molybdate ABC transporter substrate-binding protein: protein MMAGMRASGLAAVLTVGLAGICTAGGPNASGMATAVDQPAVASLTVAAAHSLKPLFQEILPIFEIEHGVTVQVLYGPSQTLRQQIEKGAPIDVFLPEGVEEVRKLQKKGLTLNGGAQTYAQTSLVLVMSTTSQAASVSFRDALPDHAIRVALVDPKTSAMGEVTARALTKVDPASRSRSRILHAQHSDDVMNLVSTGGADVGLVYRVDAINSGQVRIIDEAPAGSDLPVQFGHAVVWTCRDSSRDVAEQFFDFIMSPRVQKLLLKYGFDSIPSKG, encoded by the coding sequence ATGATGGCGGGAATGAGAGCAAGCGGTTTGGCGGCGGTGTTGACCGTCGGACTTGCGGGAATTTGCACAGCCGGAGGGCCGAATGCAAGCGGCATGGCCACGGCGGTGGACCAGCCCGCCGTCGCGTCCCTGACCGTCGCTGCGGCCCACAGTTTGAAACCGCTGTTTCAGGAGATTCTGCCCATTTTTGAGATCGAACACGGCGTGACGGTACAGGTGCTGTATGGTCCGTCACAGACATTGCGTCAGCAAATTGAAAAAGGAGCACCGATCGACGTGTTCCTTCCCGAGGGAGTCGAAGAAGTTCGGAAGCTCCAAAAGAAGGGTCTGACGCTCAACGGCGGAGCTCAGACCTACGCACAGACCTCGCTCGTGCTCGTCATGTCCACCACCTCCCAAGCCGCCTCGGTGTCGTTTCGCGACGCGCTGCCCGACCATGCCATCCGCGTCGCCCTCGTCGACCCCAAGACGTCGGCCATGGGTGAGGTGACCGCCCGGGCCTTGACCAAGGTCGACCCGGCCTCGCGGAGCCGTTCCCGGATCCTGCATGCACAACACAGCGACGACGTCATGAATCTGGTCAGCACCGGGGGGGCCGACGTGGGACTCGTCTATCGGGTCGATGCAATCAACAGCGGACAAGTCCGGATTATCGATGAGGCTCCGGCCGGCTCCGATCTCCCCGTTCAGTTCGGACACGCGGTCGTCTGGACATGCCGGGATTCGTCCCGGGACGTCGCGGAACAGTTTTTCGACTTTATCATGAGTCCCCGGGTCCAAAAACTCCTGCTCAAGTACGGCTTCGACTCCATCCCTTCCAAAGGATAG
- a CDS encoding CBS domain-containing protein produces MASTTMEGVPPGGFKTLGEIDATNDLRIHTKKTGMDVALELLATHSSGAPIVDDQGKFMGFVSEFDLLRAIESGKDLNTVTADQIMSTSHFVANESTTIGDAIRIMNEKHLINIPVIKEGQVAYSVTRHDLLRARIGLGPGIES; encoded by the coding sequence ATGGCTAGCACAACAATGGAAGGTGTTCCACCGGGAGGATTCAAGACGTTGGGCGAAATCGACGCCACCAACGATTTGCGGATCCACACCAAGAAAACCGGCATGGACGTTGCGCTCGAATTGCTTGCCACCCATTCCTCGGGGGCACCGATCGTGGACGATCAAGGAAAATTCATGGGTTTCGTCAGCGAGTTCGACCTGCTCAGGGCGATCGAATCGGGCAAGGACTTGAACACGGTGACCGCAGATCAGATCATGAGCACGAGTCATTTCGTCGCGAATGAATCGACCACCATCGGCGACGCGATCCGCATCATGAACGAAAAACATTTGATCAATATCCCGGTGATCAAGGAGGGGCAGGTTGCGTACTCGGTGACGCGTCATGATCTGTTGCGGGCCCGTATCGGGTTGGGACCCGGCATCGAGTCCTAG